The following are from one region of the Aquipuribacter nitratireducens genome:
- a CDS encoding ArsR/SmtB family transcription factor has product MSEQGQPGERGWQPGPGDVVLEDAAAIRALAHPARLLATELLFARRGVALTATELAAEAGLTPSAMSYHLRALERHGLVVRAEATGDERQRPWRAAGEQVVVRSGGSGAGEQTANRAATDLLLGAMLERLAASLAALSARAHREDPEWRVGGLFPTTLHLSAAETAELSRELAAVVERYAARHERREPGTRTVAVTLALVPEAAPED; this is encoded by the coding sequence GTGAGCGAGCAGGGACAGCCCGGCGAGAGAGGCTGGCAGCCCGGACCGGGCGACGTCGTCCTCGAGGACGCCGCGGCCATCCGCGCGCTCGCCCACCCCGCCCGCCTCCTCGCGACGGAGCTGCTGTTCGCCCGTAGGGGCGTCGCGCTCACCGCGACGGAGCTCGCCGCCGAGGCAGGGCTCACCCCCAGCGCCATGAGCTACCACCTGCGGGCGCTCGAGCGGCACGGGCTCGTCGTCCGCGCGGAGGCCACGGGCGACGAGCGGCAGCGACCCTGGCGCGCGGCCGGCGAGCAGGTCGTCGTCCGCAGCGGCGGGTCGGGTGCGGGCGAGCAGACCGCGAACCGGGCCGCCACCGACCTGCTCCTCGGCGCGATGCTCGAGCGGCTCGCCGCGTCCCTGGCGGCCCTGTCGGCGCGCGCCCACCGGGAGGACCCCGAGTGGCGCGTCGGCGGCCTGTTCCCGACCACGCTCCACCTCAGCGCGGCCGAGACGGCCGAGCTGTCCCGGGAGCTCGCCGCCGTCGTCGAGCGCTACGCCGCCCGCCACGAGCGCCGGGAGCCGGGGACCCGGACCGTCGCCGTGACGCTCGCGCTCGTGCCCGAGGCGGCGCCCGAGGACTAG
- a CDS encoding TIGR00266 family protein, producing the protein MRVSVRHQPSFAVVRVELAPGEQVRGESGSMAAHSWGVEVQAQMQGGLMRSLSRSVLGGESLYVTTFTAHPEHPGWVDLAARLPGDALVLDVEPSSGLVLTRGSWLASDAGVELDTRWGGASSLFGGEGGFVVHATGRGTVVGACYGALDRHDLPEGGGFTVDTGHVVAYEDRVQPRMRKVSRGVLQSMKSGEGWVFDFQGPGTVWTQSRNPTELVGWLAAQLPNRQ; encoded by the coding sequence GTGAGGGTGTCGGTACGCCACCAGCCGTCGTTCGCCGTCGTCCGCGTCGAGCTCGCCCCCGGCGAGCAGGTCCGCGGCGAGTCCGGGTCGATGGCGGCCCACTCGTGGGGCGTGGAGGTGCAGGCGCAGATGCAGGGCGGGCTCATGCGCTCGCTGTCGCGCAGCGTGCTCGGCGGGGAGTCCCTCTACGTCACGACCTTCACGGCGCACCCGGAGCACCCGGGCTGGGTCGACCTCGCCGCCCGCCTCCCCGGTGACGCGCTCGTGCTCGACGTCGAGCCCTCGAGCGGGCTCGTCCTCACGCGCGGGTCGTGGCTCGCCTCGGACGCCGGGGTCGAGCTCGACACCCGGTGGGGCGGCGCCAGCTCGTTGTTCGGCGGTGAGGGCGGCTTCGTCGTGCACGCCACCGGCCGCGGGACGGTCGTCGGCGCCTGCTACGGCGCCCTCGACCGGCACGACCTGCCCGAAGGCGGCGGCTTCACCGTCGACACCGGTCACGTCGTCGCGTACGAGGACCGGGTCCAGCCGCGCATGCGGAAGGTGAGCCGCGGTGTCCTGCAGTCGATGAAGTCGGGCGAGGGCTGGGTCTTCGACTTCCAGGGCCCCGGCACGGTCTGGACGCAGTCGCGCAACCCCACCGAGCTCGTCGGCTGGCTGGCCGCGCAGCTGCCGAACCGGCAGTAG
- a CDS encoding DEAD/DEAH box helicase: MSTATPTSAVDLGPLVDPDSLADEAREVLRRLTAREDAAFRPDQLEAVRALLVERARVLVVQRTGWGKSAVYFVATALLRAVGMGPTVIVSPLLSLMRNQVEAAARAGVRAHTVNSGNVTEWQQVRERLAAGEVDVLLVSPERLNNPEFRESWLPELTRDVGLLVVDEAHCVSDWGHDFRPDYRRIRDLLAGLPVGTPVLATTATANARVVTDVTEQLAAGASGATHEVVTLRGPLGRDSLRLGVLRLRGDDRLPWLAEHLSDLPGSGIVYTLTVAQATDVAEALRAAGHEVRAYSGRTDPEERVALERALLDNRVKALVATSALGMGFDKPDLGFVVHLGAPDSPIAYYQQVGRAGRAVASADVLLLPGPEDESIWAWFASMSFPGPHSVHRVLDVLGRADRPLSTAALEPRVELKRGKLELLLKVLDVDGAVSRVRGGWVATGQEWHHESARYARVEAARAAEQQAMRDYVRDDTGVCRMRFLRERLDDPHAGDCGRCDVCLGPWYPTSLSGQGRDVLDEVLRRPGVVVEARTAWPTGMDAVGVPVKGRIPDSERAADGRAVARLTDLGWGAALRQALRTDEDGHAVDAPVPDDLFTAAVRVLREWDWAERPVAVVQVPSRSRPQLVASFRSRLAEVGRLADLGELALVHGGPSGGAGGNSAVRLAGVWERLAVPPELTERLAGLRGPVLLVDDLVDSRWTLTVAARELRRAGADAVLPLTLGIAG, from the coding sequence GTGAGCACCGCGACCCCCACCAGCGCCGTGGACCTCGGGCCCCTCGTCGACCCCGACTCGCTGGCCGACGAGGCCCGCGAGGTGCTGCGGCGGCTCACGGCGCGGGAGGACGCCGCCTTCCGTCCCGACCAGCTCGAGGCGGTCCGGGCGCTGCTCGTCGAACGGGCCAGGGTCCTCGTGGTCCAGCGCACCGGCTGGGGCAAGTCGGCGGTGTACTTCGTCGCCACGGCCCTGCTGCGGGCCGTCGGCATGGGGCCCACCGTCATCGTCAGCCCGCTGCTGTCGCTCATGCGCAACCAGGTGGAGGCGGCGGCGCGGGCGGGCGTGCGGGCCCACACCGTCAACAGCGGCAACGTGACGGAGTGGCAGCAGGTCCGTGAGCGCCTCGCGGCCGGCGAGGTCGACGTGCTCCTCGTGAGCCCCGAGCGGCTCAACAACCCCGAGTTCCGCGAGTCGTGGCTGCCGGAGCTCACGCGCGACGTCGGTCTCCTCGTCGTCGACGAGGCGCACTGCGTCTCCGACTGGGGCCACGACTTCCGGCCCGACTACCGCCGGATCCGCGACCTGCTCGCCGGCCTGCCGGTCGGCACCCCGGTGCTCGCGACGACCGCGACGGCCAACGCCCGCGTCGTCACCGACGTCACCGAGCAGCTCGCGGCCGGGGCATCCGGTGCCACCCACGAGGTCGTGACCCTGCGCGGCCCGCTCGGGCGGGACTCGCTCCGCCTCGGGGTGCTGCGCCTGCGGGGCGACGACCGGCTGCCGTGGCTGGCCGAGCACCTGTCGGACCTGCCCGGCTCCGGCATCGTCTACACCCTCACGGTCGCGCAGGCGACGGACGTCGCCGAGGCCCTCCGCGCGGCCGGCCACGAGGTCCGCGCGTACTCGGGGCGGACCGACCCGGAGGAGCGGGTGGCGCTCGAGCGGGCGCTCCTCGACAACCGGGTCAAGGCGCTCGTCGCGACGTCTGCGCTCGGCATGGGGTTCGACAAGCCCGACCTCGGCTTCGTCGTCCACCTCGGCGCCCCCGACTCGCCCATCGCGTACTACCAGCAGGTCGGGCGGGCGGGGCGCGCCGTGGCGTCGGCCGACGTCCTGCTGCTGCCGGGCCCGGAGGACGAGTCGATCTGGGCGTGGTTCGCGTCGATGTCCTTCCCCGGGCCCCACAGCGTCCACCGGGTCCTCGACGTCCTCGGGCGGGCCGACCGGCCGCTGTCGACCGCCGCCCTCGAGCCGCGGGTCGAGCTCAAGCGCGGCAAGCTCGAGCTGCTCCTCAAGGTGCTCGACGTCGACGGAGCCGTCAGCCGGGTCCGCGGCGGCTGGGTCGCCACGGGCCAGGAGTGGCACCACGAGTCGGCCCGCTACGCCCGGGTCGAGGCGGCGCGCGCCGCGGAGCAGCAGGCGATGCGCGACTACGTCCGCGACGACACCGGCGTGTGCCGGATGCGCTTCCTGCGTGAGCGGCTCGACGACCCGCACGCCGGCGACTGCGGGCGCTGCGACGTGTGCCTCGGACCGTGGTACCCGACGAGCCTGTCGGGTCAGGGCCGCGACGTCCTCGACGAGGTCCTGCGGCGGCCCGGGGTCGTCGTCGAGGCGCGCACGGCGTGGCCGACCGGGATGGACGCCGTCGGGGTCCCCGTCAAGGGGCGCATCCCCGACAGCGAGCGGGCGGCGGACGGCCGCGCCGTCGCGCGGCTCACCGACCTCGGGTGGGGCGCGGCGCTGCGGCAGGCGCTGCGGACGGACGAGGACGGCCACGCCGTCGACGCACCCGTGCCGGACGACCTCTTCACCGCCGCCGTGCGGGTGCTGCGCGAGTGGGACTGGGCGGAGCGACCCGTCGCCGTCGTCCAGGTCCCGTCGCGGTCGAGGCCGCAGCTCGTCGCCTCGTTCCGGTCCCGGCTCGCCGAGGTGGGCCGGCTCGCGGACCTCGGCGAGCTCGCCCTCGTCCACGGCGGCCCGAGCGGCGGGGCCGGCGGCAACAGCGCCGTGCGGCTCGCCGGGGTGTGGGAGCGGCTCGCGGTGCCGCCGGAGCTCACCGAGCGCCTCGCCGGCCTGCGGGGGCCGGTGCTGCTCGTCGACGACCTCGTCGACTCCCGGTGGACCCTGACGGTCGCGGCGCGGGAGCTCCGGCGGGCCGGCGCGGACGCCGTGCTGCCGCTGACCCTCGGCATCGCCGGCTGA
- a CDS encoding DUF1801 domain-containing protein yields the protein MARGTRTAKGGASDDGLAAARSATSADGYVAALPRERAEDLERVLTTVRGALPEGYEETTAFGMVSWVVPLDVYPDTYNGRPLGYAALAAQKRHGSLYLMGLYGDAEREADFRRRWTATGRRLDMGRSCLRFRSADDLDLDLVAEVVGSLPVEDFVAVYERSRAR from the coding sequence GTGGCGCGCGGGACCCGGACGGCGAAGGGCGGGGCGAGCGACGACGGGCTCGCGGCCGCCCGGTCGGCGACCAGCGCGGACGGGTACGTCGCCGCCCTGCCTCGCGAGCGGGCCGAGGACCTCGAGCGCGTGCTCACCACGGTCCGCGGGGCGCTGCCGGAGGGCTACGAGGAGACGACGGCCTTCGGCATGGTGAGCTGGGTCGTGCCGCTCGACGTGTACCCCGACACGTACAACGGCCGCCCGCTCGGCTACGCGGCACTGGCGGCGCAGAAGCGCCACGGGTCCCTGTACCTCATGGGGCTGTACGGCGACGCCGAGCGCGAGGCGGACTTCCGTCGACGCTGGACCGCGACGGGCCGCCGGCTCGACATGGGCCGCTCGTGCCTGCGATTCCGCTCCGCCGACGACCTCGACCTCGACCTCGTGGCCGAGGTCGTCGGCTCGCTCCCCGTCGAGGACTTCGTCGCGGTGTACGAGCGATCCCGCGCCCGCTGA
- a CDS encoding MFS transporter: MKRLLHDSPWAIRDVRLAGSAQAVTFLAGEVVVVALLLHAYAAGWGSRGTALLLVTAALPVAVGSVLAGPLVDRFSSRLLATGAAAWQALVCAAAAAAAASGAPGWLLVAALLLVQVGQAVAGPTWAALLPELVAREQLARTVGAVHSLVMLLGMAGPLAAGGAVAVGGVPAALGAAAVGYSAVAVFAALTRATRGGAGAPAEPVHVLDGLRFVRGEPVVRTFVVGFVAFVLAVEVVGVVLVLLVRGELGGSELDYGVVGSVMAVGLVVGTLLAGGLGAGRRLVRAAVVGALGMSLALVAGGLAPTVLLLGAAMLLLGVANGLVNVSAQTTMALRVPAERRGRVLGSVSGALRTASVLGLVAGGALGTVLGPRELVVGAGVGGLLVTAWLWRALWWRSDLEPTAPTGPATRPAGAEAELAA; encoded by the coding sequence ATGAAGCGACTCCTTCACGACTCACCGTGGGCGATCCGGGACGTACGGCTCGCCGGCTCCGCGCAGGCCGTCACCTTCCTCGCCGGCGAGGTCGTCGTCGTCGCTCTCCTCCTCCACGCCTACGCGGCGGGCTGGGGGAGCCGGGGCACCGCCCTCCTCCTCGTGACCGCGGCGCTCCCGGTCGCCGTCGGCTCCGTGCTCGCGGGCCCGCTCGTCGACCGGTTCTCGTCGCGGCTGCTCGCGACCGGTGCCGCGGCGTGGCAGGCGCTGGTGTGCGCAGCCGCGGCGGCCGCCGCCGCGTCCGGCGCCCCGGGCTGGCTCCTCGTCGCCGCCCTCCTGCTCGTGCAGGTGGGTCAGGCGGTGGCGGGGCCGACGTGGGCGGCCCTCCTGCCGGAGCTCGTCGCCCGCGAGCAGCTCGCGCGTACGGTCGGGGCCGTCCACTCCCTCGTCATGCTGCTCGGCATGGCGGGACCGCTGGCCGCGGGGGGCGCCGTCGCCGTCGGGGGCGTCCCGGCGGCGCTCGGTGCCGCGGCCGTCGGCTACTCCGCCGTCGCGGTGTTCGCAGCGCTCACGCGGGCGACCCGCGGGGGAGCGGGTGCCCCGGCCGAGCCGGTGCACGTGCTCGACGGTCTCCGCTTCGTCCGCGGCGAGCCCGTCGTGCGGACCTTCGTCGTCGGCTTCGTCGCGTTCGTGCTCGCCGTCGAGGTCGTCGGGGTGGTCCTCGTGCTGCTCGTGCGCGGCGAGCTGGGCGGCAGCGAGCTCGACTACGGGGTCGTGGGGTCCGTCATGGCGGTCGGCCTCGTCGTCGGCACGCTCCTGGCGGGCGGGCTCGGCGCGGGCCGGCGGCTGGTGCGGGCGGCCGTCGTCGGTGCGCTCGGGATGTCGCTCGCGCTCGTCGCCGGCGGTCTGGCCCCGACCGTGCTGCTGCTCGGAGCCGCCATGCTGCTGCTCGGGGTGGCGAACGGCCTCGTCAACGTGTCGGCGCAGACGACCATGGCGCTGCGGGTGCCGGCCGAGCGACGCGGTCGTGTGCTCGGCTCGGTGTCCGGGGCGTTGCGCACGGCGTCGGTCCTCGGGCTCGTCGCCGGTGGCGCACTGGGGACGGTGCTCGGACCCCGGGAGCTCGTCGTGGGTGCAGGCGTCGGTGGCCTCCTCGTCACCGCGTGGCTGTGGCGGGCGCTGTGGTGGCGCTCGGACCTCGAGCCGACGGCACCGACGGGACCGGCGACGCGCCCCGCCGGCGCGGAGGCCGAGCTCGCCGCCTGA